Proteins co-encoded in one Salvia splendens isolate huo1 chromosome 4, SspV2, whole genome shotgun sequence genomic window:
- the LOC121798343 gene encoding molybdenum cofactor sulfurase-like, which produces MQAPNCIREACFNTCCSPPLLHTSPPPSSDFVSAIASTLHPHKVFTNHESLPPPGELLSALTAAVPSYSNNSAAQEYRHLGRVSLDYIGHGLFSYAQAETHERFFDFAYGGVETELHAAAKRRVMKYMNLSEEDYAIVFTANQSSAFSLLAQSYPFESHQNLVTVYDHDSEALKPMTDAAGKWHQSATFSWPGLRVNSRKLRKILRSKKGGLLAFPLQSKVSGARYSYQWMNLARENGWHVLLDASALAAKEMETLGLSLFHPDFIICSFFKIFGKNPSGFCCLAVKKSSASVLKRPSTNMGIVNLVPEPKAVDGTNSTTNDEVIEFGGLDDADELGLIGISRRVRCLVNWVVNALQSLRHPGDQGLPLVEVYGPGVRVDRGAAVAFNVCDWKGERVDPVLVQKLADRTNISLGIGFLNNIWKKKRKSQEDCGVGLGVVSASLGMLSDFQDVYRLWAFVARFLDADFVEKEKWRYTALNQTTVEL; this is translated from the exons ATGCAAGCACCAAATTGCATTAGAGAGGCATGCTTCAACACCTGCTGCTCCCCTCCCCTCCTCCACACTTCCCCTCCGCCCTCCTCCGATTTCGTCTCCGCCATCGCCTCCACCCTCCACCCGCACAAGGTCTTCACCAACCACGAGTCGCTCCCCCCTCCGGGGGAGCTCCTCTCCGCCCTCACCGCCGCCGTCCCCAGCTACTCGAACAACTCCGCCGCCCAAGAATACCGCCACCTCGGCCGCGTCTCCCTTGACTACATCGGCCACGGCCTATTCTCGTACGCCCAGGCCGAGACGCACGAGCGCTTCTTCGACTTCGCGTACGGCGGCGTGGAGACAGAACTCCACGCCGCCGCGAAACGGAGGGTCATGAAATACATGAACCTCTCCGAAGAAGACTACGCGATAGTGTTCACGGCGAATCAGTCATCGGCGTTCAGCCTCCTGGCCCAGTCGTACCCGTTCGAGTCCCATCAGAACCTCGTCACGGTGTACGACCACGACAGCGAGGCGCTGAAGCCAATGACTGACGCCGCAGGGAAATGGCATCAGTCCGCCACATTTTCCTGGCCTGGCCTCAGGGTCAATTCACGGAAATTAAGGAAGATTCTGAGAAGCAAAAAGGGCGGTTTGCTGGCGTTTCCGCTGCAGTCGAAGGTGAGTGGAGCTCGATATTCGTATCAATGGATGAATCTGGCGAGAGAGAATGGGTGGCACGTTTTGCTCGATGCATCCGCTTTGGCAGCCAAGGAGATGGAGACGTTAGGCCTCTCTCTATTCCACCCGGACTTCATAATCTGCTCATTCTTCAAGATTTTCGGCAAAAACCCCTCTGGCTTCTGCTGCCTCGCCGTCAAGAAATCGAGCGCTTCCGTTCTCAAACGGCCATCCACCAACATGGGGATAGTCAACCTCGTACCAGAACCCAAAGCAGTGGATGGAACAAATAGCACAACAA ATGATGAGGTGATTGAGTTTGGGGGACTGGATGATGCGGATGAATTAGGATTGATTGGGATCAGCAGGAGGGTGAGGTGCCTGGTGAACTGGGTGGTGAACGCGCTGCAAAGTCTGCGGCATCCGGGGGATCAGGGGCTGCCGCTGGTGGAGGTGTACGGGCCGGGGGTGAGGGTGGACCGGGGGGCCGCGGTGGCCTTTAATGTGTGTGATTGGAAGGGGGAGAGGGTGGACCCCGTATTGGTACAGAAGCTGGCTGATCGGACCAACATCTCTCTCGGCATTGGATTTTTGAACAACATATGGAAAAAGAAGAGGAAAAGCCAAGAGGATTGCGGCGTGGGACTGGGAGTGGTGTCGGCATCGTTGGGGATGCTGAGCGATTTCCAAGATGTGTACAGATTATGGGCGTTTGTTGCTAGGTTTTTGGACGCTGATTTTGTGGAGAAGGAGAAATGGCGTTACACTGCGCTTAATCAGACAACTGTTGAGCTTTAA
- the LOC121801146 gene encoding uncharacterized protein LOC121801146 produces the protein MSMLERSTIRKVASKMEVSKTSIGRFIKSNQLKPHTSAVKPTLTEANKIARMKWCPAHIQPTLAEGKLLYHSMHNIVHIDEKWFYMTKASDRYYLLPDEDEPYRSYKSKRFSTKVMFMAAVSRPLIGSDGEIIFDGKIGLFPFIEEVLAKRNSKNRPKGTIETKPIQSINKEVVKACLQNQIIPTIKVKWPANASKKIFIQQDNVKPHLRAADQQFESLASTDRFEFHLISQPPNSPDTNVLDLGYFRAIQSLQDDKIATNVDDLLRNVFTSFEELSPQTLNRVFITLQSCFTAILEVHGNNDYKIPHLNKDRLHRTGGCLYNFMLKRVW, from the exons ATGTCCATGCTTGAGAGATCAACAATAAGGAAGGTTGCTTCTAAGATGGAAGTAAGCAAGACATCAATTGGTAGATTTATTAAGAGTAATCAGCTGAAACCTCATACAAGTGCCGTCAAGCCTACACTGACTGAAGCCAACAAAATTGCAAGGATGAAATGGTGTCCTGCTCATATTCAGCCAACATTAGCTGAAGGTAAACTTCTTTACCATTCAATGCACAACATTGTTCATATTGACGAGAAGTGGTTCTACATGACAAAGGCATCAGACAGATACTACCTTTTGCCGGATGAGGATGAGCCTTATAGGTCCTATAAGTCTAAGAGATTCAGCACTAAAGTAATGTTCATGGCTGCTGTCAGTAGGCCACTTATTGGCAGTGATGgggaaatcatatttgatggtaAAATAGGCTTATTCCCGTTCATAGAGGAAGTACTTGCCAAAAGAAATTCAAAGAACAGGCCAAAAGGGACAATTGAGACAAAGCCTATTCAATCAATTAACAAGGAAGTCGTGAAAGCTTGTCTCCAAAACCAG ATTATACCAACAATCAAGGTCAAGTGGCCAGCCAATGCAAGCAAGAAGATTTTCATCCAGCAAGATAATGTCAAACCTCACCTAAGAGCTGCTGACCAACAGTTTGAGTCACTTGCTAGTACTGATAGGTTTGAATTCCATCTAATTAGCCAACCACCCAACTCCCCAGACACAAATGTATTAGACCTTGGGTATTTTAGGGCTATACAATCACTTCAAGATGACAAAATAGCCACCAATGTAGATGACTTGCTGAGGAATGTGTTTACCTCATTTGAAGAACTCTCACCACAAACTCTCAATAGAGTCTTCATCACATTGCAAAGCTGTTTCACAGCAATATTAGAAGTGCATGGGAACAATGACTACAAGATCCCTCACTTAAACAAGGACAGATTGCACAGAACAGGGGGCTGCCTTTATAACTTCATGTTGAAGAGGGTTTGGTGA